A genome region from Nocardia sp. NBC_01730 includes the following:
- the yidC gene encoding membrane protein insertase YidC, whose product MLDFIYYPVSWILWFWHRVFGFAFGADNGLTWALAVVFLVFTLRLVLYKPFVKQVRTTKQMQELQPQIKELQKKYKNDRQKMAVEMQKLQKDNGFNPLMGCLPILAQVPVFLGLFHVLRSFNRTGHAFGQLGLTPEQNANTANYVFSAADVQSFLSARIFGAPISAFITTPVNELQAFADFGGVPSKLSIALVAIPLMVIAGLATHFNARASVTRQTPEAAANPQAAMMNKLALWVFPLGVLVGGPFLPIAILLYWVSNNIWTYGQQHLVFGRMAKEEEAKKQAKLEQRAQNAPKPGAKPVNVKKKPAPATEAEPSEAADAAPSTNGTAKPTKQAAGQRRSSSQKRSGNRGRPNQKRRR is encoded by the coding sequence GTGCTCGACTTCATTTATTACCCGGTGTCCTGGATCCTCTGGTTCTGGCATCGGGTCTTCGGGTTCGCGTTCGGCGCGGACAACGGCCTCACCTGGGCGCTGGCCGTGGTGTTTCTGGTGTTCACATTGCGTCTGGTGCTCTACAAGCCGTTTGTGAAGCAGGTGCGCACCACAAAACAGATGCAGGAGCTGCAACCGCAGATCAAGGAGCTGCAGAAGAAGTACAAGAACGATCGCCAGAAGATGGCGGTCGAGATGCAGAAGCTGCAGAAGGACAACGGCTTCAACCCGCTGATGGGCTGCCTGCCGATCCTCGCTCAGGTGCCGGTGTTCCTCGGGCTGTTCCACGTGCTGCGCTCGTTCAACCGGACCGGTCACGCCTTCGGCCAGCTCGGCCTGACACCCGAGCAGAACGCGAATACCGCGAACTACGTCTTCAGCGCCGCTGACGTCCAGTCCTTCCTGAGCGCCCGTATCTTCGGCGCGCCGATCTCGGCGTTCATCACCACGCCGGTCAACGAACTGCAGGCGTTCGCCGACTTCGGCGGCGTGCCGAGCAAGCTGAGCATCGCGCTGGTCGCCATCCCGCTGATGGTCATCGCCGGTCTGGCGACCCACTTCAACGCGCGCGCGTCGGTCACGCGGCAAACCCCTGAGGCCGCCGCCAACCCCCAGGCCGCGATGATGAACAAGCTCGCACTGTGGGTGTTCCCGCTCGGCGTGCTCGTCGGTGGTCCCTTCCTGCCGATCGCGATCCTGCTGTACTGGGTCTCCAACAACATCTGGACCTATGGGCAGCAGCACCTCGTCTTCGGCCGCATGGCGAAGGAAGAGGAAGCCAAGAAGCAGGCGAAGCTGGAGCAGCGCGCGCAGAACGCTCCGAAGCCGGGCGCCAAGCCGGTCAACGTGAAGAAGAAGCCGGCGCCTGCGACAGAGGCCGAGCCGTCGGAGGCGGCCGACGCCGCTCCGTCCACGAACGGCACCGCCAAGCCGACGAAACAAGCCGCGGGTCAACGCCGTTCGAGCAGCCAGAAACGGTCGGGCAACCGAGGCAGGCCGAACCAGAAGCGCAGGCGCTGA
- the yidD gene encoding membrane protein insertion efficiency factor YidD, which translates to MSVSAQIARLPVNALIFLIELYRTYISPTRMPVCRFTPTCSEYAVTALRTRGLFIGLGLTVVRLAKCAPWHPGGWDPVPERKRSTLRTDPADEAATDAAPQEPNLPAEPPSGPNACKGSPHAVIGDTNDGSA; encoded by the coding sequence ATGAGCGTGTCCGCGCAGATCGCCCGCCTGCCCGTGAACGCACTGATCTTTCTGATCGAGCTGTATCGGACCTATATCTCCCCCACCCGCATGCCGGTGTGTCGATTCACCCCGACCTGCAGCGAGTACGCGGTCACCGCACTTCGCACCCGCGGCCTGTTCATCGGGCTCGGATTGACGGTCGTGCGCTTGGCCAAATGCGCGCCCTGGCACCCTGGTGGGTGGGACCCCGTCCCGGAACGGAAGCGGAGCACCCTTCGCACCGATCCGGCAGACGAGGCAGCTACCGACGCGGCGCCGCAGGAACCGAACCTGCCTGCCGAGCCTCCGTCGGGGCCGAACGCTTGTAAAGGATCGCCGCACGCGGTGATCGGCGACACGAACGACGGGAGTGCATAG
- the rnpA gene encoding ribonuclease P protein component, giving the protein MLPEPYRLHHRADFSRTVRRGQRIGRRDLVVHAFVHGYDGVVGADRRHDDPIPNDALIRVGGPRFGLIVSKAVGNAVIRHRIARRLRHMCAQVIAELPAGTDVVIRALPGAATVSSDDLFRQLHGALRKLGVAATVSGGPA; this is encoded by the coding sequence GTGTTGCCTGAGCCGTATCGGTTGCATCATCGTGCCGACTTCTCCCGGACGGTGCGCCGCGGCCAGCGAATCGGGAGGCGGGATCTGGTCGTGCATGCGTTCGTTCACGGGTATGACGGAGTCGTGGGCGCTGATAGACGACACGACGATCCGATCCCGAACGATGCGCTGATCCGCGTAGGTGGGCCGCGATTCGGGTTGATCGTCAGCAAGGCGGTGGGCAATGCGGTGATTCGACACCGCATCGCCCGCCGCCTGCGTCATATGTGCGCCCAGGTGATTGCCGAACTGCCCGCCGGGACGGACGTCGTGATCCGCGCGTTGCCGGGCGCCGCGACAGTGTCCTCGGATGACCTCTTCCGCCAGCTTCACGGCGCACTACGCAAGCTCGGCGTCGCCGCCACGGTCTCGGGCGGTCCGGCATGA
- the rpmH gene encoding 50S ribosomal protein L34: protein MAKGKRTFQPNNRRRARVHGFRLRMRTRAGRAIVSARRRKGRAELTA from the coding sequence GTGGCCAAGGGCAAGCGGACGTTCCAGCCGAACAACCGTCGTCGGGCGCGGGTTCACGGCTTCCGCCTCCGGATGCGCACCCGTGCGGGCCGCGCCATCGTATCGGCGCGTCGCCGTAAGGGCCGCGCAGAACTCACAGCCTGA
- the dnaA gene encoding chromosomal replication initiator protein DnaA gives MDDEQNVLATVWPEVVTELTTGSPDGAIPPVTRAQQAWLKLVKPLTVAQGFALLSVPSSLAQEAIERDLREPILRSLARRLGPQVEGLGVRIAAPTAPTADRQSSNPRHARMTSRPERARDTGRSPAGYPRSDFSGRDEYPAPRYAQPPDFAPAASYSDASEYAVAEYGQEYMPQEEYPQPEYSHTDYRPRGDYSATAELPSVSAQDPAPRREPGLPPRREQAIPPGQESLFNPDPGPGTVRGPVRAPVREAPEADDTGLAHNPVREPVGDNPRGDRDDEPVVNVRNSWPTYFTKSQETPAPATSSASLNAKYTFETFVIGASNRFAHAAAVAIAEAPARAYNPLFVWGASGLGKTHLLHAAGHYAQRLFPGMRVKYVSTEEFTNDFINSLRDDRKVAFKRRYRETDILLVDDIQFIEGKEGIQEEFFHTFNTLHNANKQIVVSSDRPPKQLATLEERLRTRFEWGLITDVQPPELETRIAILRKKARMDRLDVPHDVLELIASRVERNIRELEGALIRVTAFASLNGQPLDLPLAEVVLRDLMPDTAALEINAATIMAVTAEYFNTTLEELTGPGKARPLAQARQIAMYLCRELTDLSLPKIGQAFGRDHTTVMYAEKKVRKEMTERRRVYDQVQELTARIKQRSR, from the coding sequence ATGGACGACGAGCAGAACGTGTTGGCCACGGTGTGGCCCGAGGTTGTGACCGAGCTGACCACCGGCTCACCGGACGGTGCAATCCCCCCGGTGACCAGAGCACAGCAGGCCTGGCTGAAACTGGTCAAGCCGCTGACGGTCGCACAGGGTTTCGCCCTGCTCTCAGTCCCTTCGTCGCTGGCACAAGAGGCCATCGAACGCGATCTGCGCGAGCCCATCCTGCGCTCGCTCGCCCGCCGGCTCGGTCCCCAGGTGGAGGGACTCGGTGTCCGGATCGCCGCGCCGACCGCGCCGACCGCCGACCGGCAGAGCAGCAATCCTCGGCACGCCAGGATGACGAGCAGACCTGAACGCGCACGCGACACCGGCCGCAGCCCCGCCGGATACCCGAGGTCCGACTTCTCTGGCCGCGACGAGTACCCAGCACCCCGTTATGCACAGCCCCCGGACTTCGCACCTGCCGCGTCCTACAGCGACGCCTCCGAGTATGCCGTCGCCGAGTACGGGCAGGAGTACATGCCGCAGGAGGAGTATCCCCAGCCGGAGTACTCCCATACCGACTACCGGCCCCGTGGCGATTACTCGGCGACAGCCGAGTTGCCCTCGGTATCGGCCCAGGACCCCGCCCCGCGGCGCGAGCCAGGACTTCCTCCGCGCCGTGAGCAGGCGATCCCGCCCGGGCAGGAGTCGTTGTTCAACCCCGACCCTGGTCCCGGCACGGTGCGCGGTCCGGTCCGCGCACCGGTGCGCGAAGCGCCGGAAGCCGACGACACGGGACTGGCGCACAATCCAGTACGTGAGCCGGTGGGCGACAACCCCCGCGGCGACCGTGACGACGAGCCCGTGGTGAACGTCCGCAATTCCTGGCCGACCTACTTCACCAAGTCACAGGAGACACCGGCACCCGCGACCTCCTCGGCCAGTTTGAATGCGAAATACACGTTCGAAACTTTCGTCATCGGTGCGTCCAACCGCTTCGCGCATGCCGCGGCCGTCGCGATCGCCGAGGCCCCCGCGCGCGCCTACAACCCCCTGTTCGTCTGGGGCGCCTCGGGACTCGGCAAGACACACCTGCTGCACGCGGCAGGCCACTATGCCCAGCGCCTGTTTCCTGGCATGCGGGTGAAGTACGTCTCGACCGAAGAGTTCACCAACGACTTCATCAACAGCCTGCGTGACGACCGCAAGGTCGCGTTCAAGCGCCGGTACCGGGAGACCGACATCCTGCTGGTCGACGACATCCAGTTCATCGAGGGGAAGGAAGGTATCCAGGAGGAGTTCTTCCACACCTTCAACACCTTGCACAACGCGAACAAACAGATCGTCGTCTCCTCTGACCGTCCGCCCAAGCAGCTTGCCACCCTGGAGGAGCGGCTGCGGACGCGGTTCGAGTGGGGACTGATCACCGACGTGCAGCCGCCCGAGCTGGAAACCCGGATCGCCATCCTGCGCAAGAAGGCGCGGATGGACCGGCTCGATGTGCCGCACGACGTGCTGGAGCTGATCGCCAGCCGGGTCGAGCGCAACATCCGCGAGCTGGAGGGCGCGCTGATTCGCGTGACCGCGTTCGCCTCGTTGAATGGTCAGCCGCTGGATCTGCCACTGGCCGAGGTGGTGCTGCGCGATCTGATGCCCGACACGGCGGCGCTGGAGATCAACGCGGCGACGATCATGGCCGTCACCGCTGAGTACTTCAATACCACTCTGGAAGAGCTCACCGGCCCCGGCAAGGCGCGGCCACTGGCTCAGGCCCGGCAGATCGCCATGTACCTGTGCCGTGAGCTGACGGATCTGTCGCTGCCGAAGATCGGCCAGGCGTTCGGCCGCGACCACACGACCGTGATGTACGCGGAGAAGAAGGTGCGCAAGGAGATGACCGAGCGGCGCCGAGTCTACGACCAGGTGCAAGAACTCACAGCTCGGATCAAGCAGCGCTCGCGCTGA